A single genomic interval of Leptospira montravelensis harbors:
- a CDS encoding sensor histidine kinase — protein MEQYWSRFLEKPTLSICLLFLVITVSVTSYLYSILKPTDGSLTEYYLAENTEYFVGDIPADDDGRIDFQKMHKVYWESIFGWINDSELQRITDSEFIWLRSKAFPNHQEKKELYLLLEHGGLNIEIFNEYGDSIFKYGNFSDQERLPNIFQSKFDWVKVPNDDSKYYYLRLYHKKGILFLISIVENLVGKQTALYREIALKNLTPIFFHSFFLMIGIICAIVYSIEFKKQYNILLDFAAFSLCFGLLGLTSNVLIRYLFTNSETLFILTTIASNFVFIPMLSGVRRLFGSGSFRVLDILIYIDVFICSLTTILVFSLPFFDLSHTLLISSRTFFILFNLLNILGPIYITFESWKKGNQEAFGHFIGFSVTLLLVILEIFLAVKSNDNSTNKVVLWGVLFGVISQGFALERTIFANRQKAQVYKEDLLKAEKSLKESQLKTLQTKMSPHYLFNSLNTIHALHKIKPELIGDAILSLANNYRFISDRTDRDWIPFEEEWNFLEDYLHLQKLRFYDTIKIDFKKSGDFSSVVLPPLLLQPIIENSFKHGFRGSAEEQFQLFIHAKMIRDSVFSFVVYDNGIGIPEDLLADKTKLLARSLGNIKERLKNLYTEFSFEVTRNFPEGARTEIEIILNSRVQQVP, from the coding sequence ATGGAACAATATTGGAGCAGATTTTTAGAAAAACCAACTCTATCCATCTGCCTCCTCTTTCTTGTCATCACCGTCTCCGTAACTTCTTATCTTTATTCTATTTTAAAACCAACAGATGGCTCCTTGACAGAGTATTACCTCGCCGAGAATACAGAATACTTTGTTGGGGATATACCAGCTGACGATGACGGAAGAATCGATTTTCAGAAAATGCATAAAGTGTATTGGGAATCCATATTTGGTTGGATCAATGATTCAGAACTCCAACGAATCACTGATTCAGAATTTATTTGGTTACGTTCGAAAGCCTTCCCCAATCACCAAGAAAAAAAAGAATTATATTTATTATTAGAACATGGTGGTTTGAACATAGAAATCTTTAATGAATATGGAGATTCTATTTTCAAGTATGGAAATTTTTCGGACCAAGAAAGACTTCCAAATATTTTCCAATCCAAATTTGATTGGGTTAAAGTTCCAAATGATGATTCAAAGTATTATTATTTAAGATTGTATCACAAAAAAGGAATTCTCTTTCTCATCTCGATTGTAGAAAATCTTGTAGGGAAACAAACGGCTCTTTATAGAGAAATAGCATTAAAAAATTTAACACCCATTTTCTTTCATTCTTTCTTTTTGATGATTGGAATCATCTGTGCCATAGTATATTCTATTGAATTCAAAAAACAATATAACATACTCCTTGACTTTGCTGCATTTTCATTATGTTTCGGTCTACTTGGCCTTACATCTAATGTACTTATTCGGTATTTATTTACCAATTCAGAAACCTTATTTATCCTTACGACTATTGCTTCCAATTTTGTTTTTATTCCTATGTTATCAGGTGTTCGTCGACTTTTTGGCAGCGGAAGTTTTCGGGTTCTTGATATCTTAATTTATATAGATGTATTCATTTGTTCCTTAACCACCATTTTGGTTTTTTCCCTTCCTTTCTTTGACTTATCACATACACTACTGATCAGTAGCAGAACTTTTTTCATCCTATTCAATCTTTTGAATATTTTAGGACCCATATATATAACGTTTGAATCTTGGAAAAAAGGAAATCAGGAAGCTTTTGGTCATTTTATTGGATTTAGCGTTACACTCCTCCTCGTTATCTTAGAAATTTTTCTCGCAGTCAAATCCAATGATAACTCTACAAACAAAGTAGTTCTTTGGGGTGTTCTTTTTGGTGTGATCTCTCAAGGATTTGCCTTAGAACGTACGATTTTTGCTAATAGACAAAAAGCACAGGTTTATAAAGAAGATTTATTAAAAGCAGAAAAATCACTAAAAGAAAGCCAACTCAAAACTCTTCAAACAAAAATGAGTCCCCATTATTTATTCAATTCTTTGAATACAATCCATGCTCTACATAAAATAAAACCAGAGTTAATTGGTGATGCAATTTTAAGTCTTGCCAATAATTATCGATTTATTTCCGACCGAACCGATAGAGATTGGATTCCTTTTGAAGAAGAATGGAATTTTTTAGAAGACTACTTACATCTTCAAAAATTAAGATTTTATGACACAATCAAAATTGACTTTAAAAAGTCGGGAGATTTTTCTTCAGTAGTTCTTCCTCCTCTATTACTTCAACCTATCATTGAAAATTCTTTCAAACATGGATTCCGCGGTTCCGCAGAAGAACAGTTCCAACTATTTATACATGCAAAAATGATTCGAGATTCTGTTTTTAGTTTTGTGGTTTATGACAATGGAATAGGTATTCCTGAAGATTTACTTGCTGATAAAACTAAATTATTAGCTAGATCTCTAGGAAATATTAAGGAACGATTAAAAAATCTTTATACAGAATTTAGTTTCGAAGTGACAAGAAATTTCCCAGAAGGGGCAAGAACTGAAATCGAAATAATACTTAATTCTCGTGTTCAACAAGTTCCCTAA
- a CDS encoding SCO family protein — MDRRSIKLVIILLILTFSFFCKSKEDHIKEEWKHLSFVNPDGTLLEPKFWSEKKSVLYFGFSHCPDMCPLALTNFGRASLILGEKSNRFRFIFVTLDPERDSPTTLKNYIQNFPGKNLTALSPNAESLIKLTDLFGIVREKVGDGKNYRIDHSNFIYVLDEDLNTLANFPGGVSANALATKLRELVEHEN; from the coding sequence TTGGATCGTCGCAGTATAAAACTAGTAATTATTTTATTGATTCTAACCTTTAGTTTTTTTTGTAAATCCAAAGAAGATCATATTAAAGAAGAGTGGAAACACCTATCTTTTGTTAATCCAGATGGTACTTTGTTAGAACCAAAATTTTGGTCTGAAAAAAAATCGGTTCTTTATTTTGGATTTTCTCATTGTCCTGATATGTGTCCTTTGGCCTTAACAAACTTTGGAAGGGCCTCACTGATATTAGGTGAAAAATCGAATCGTTTTCGATTTATATTTGTAACTCTTGATCCAGAAAGGGACTCTCCAACAACTCTCAAAAATTACATTCAAAATTTTCCTGGAAAAAATTTAACAGCACTTTCACCCAATGCAGAATCATTAATAAAACTCACGGATTTATTTGGAATTGTTCGGGAAAAAGTTGGTGATGGAAAAAATTACCGAATCGATCATTCCAATTTTATTTATGTGTTAGATGAAGATTTGAATACTCTTGCCAATTTTCCTGGTGGAGTCTCAGCGAATGCTCTTGCCACTAAACTTAGGGAACTTGTTGAACACGAGAATTAA
- a CDS encoding TonB-dependent receptor plug domain-containing protein, with amino-acid sequence MKSAKLKLNKRLLIGIFLFCFGSPLFAVSIRAKLINPKKEVAEKNLSVLIFETKKFSQTDAEGNVTLDFPSPGEYTLRLLRDTGIQEIKISVGSEDESRTIYTEKKASAPKTGIVVEGEREKTVASRTKVRYEEIKRMPGTFGEALRALETLPGVIPNIGFGGGANGIIVRGANPNANTYLYDDLPILYPFHLDGLTSVIHNDLIKSIDLYSGAYPANFNNATGGIIEIETVDSVQKTRGAFQVSLWNTTAYAATPTSGGKGYLAIAGKLGYLDKSLGATGLLPEGIRLPRYNDSQIKYVHNFTPEHQIAFYNLTAQDNFAINVPNKPANDPTSSAFALLSGAKASFGQSFRTTALRYTWIPGDKFQNRITLINFDPIGEYNVGFGTIQGKQYQRGSYVGVRQDAYWTATKFLKVDFGTEVRKFSFRDYGTEVALRDPTNPSPNPYNSSNPDFVGRPISIRGVSPYYNAYTTLHFKFGNFLFEPGARYDYIQVTGNGALTPRATASYTFPEIGKGMTVYGSGGDVSRFPLTTNFNSETGNPDLRFERARKVSAGIDQKIDQVWQIKVEMFKNQFTDTIIDDPYASTPVGLNPDKGQWLTQPIVANRPLNYSNRATGWSHGYELLIRKNARPGTRDWFGWISYTWSQSFQNTNLYQIYDGDNSQIGGIERQILAAYFPNSKEQLAPWDRTHVANFIYGWRMNEGFQIGGRWSYLTSIPSRPVVGDDGGKFSNPLNGLTYWNPQYSNNPYTSEYGNVKRGTDFHRLDIRFDIFENYSWGYLNWYLEIVNVYMRKNKNGFDFDNSRPFSATNPKENDTFGTLQLPGGTVIPFFNVGMEVHF; translated from the coding sequence ATGAAATCAGCAAAACTCAAATTAAATAAACGATTATTAATCGGGATTTTCCTTTTTTGTTTTGGATCTCCGTTATTCGCGGTAAGTATCAGAGCTAAACTCATTAATCCCAAAAAAGAAGTTGCCGAGAAGAATCTTTCTGTTCTTATATTTGAAACAAAAAAATTCTCGCAAACGGATGCAGAAGGAAATGTTACTTTAGACTTTCCATCTCCCGGCGAATACACCTTGCGTTTGTTACGTGACACAGGAATTCAAGAAATAAAAATTTCTGTCGGATCTGAAGATGAATCAAGGACTATTTATACAGAAAAAAAAGCAAGTGCTCCAAAAACGGGGATTGTTGTGGAAGGAGAACGAGAAAAAACCGTTGCTTCCCGAACCAAAGTTCGTTATGAAGAAATCAAACGGATGCCAGGTACTTTTGGAGAAGCTCTACGTGCGTTAGAGACCCTTCCAGGAGTCATTCCTAATATTGGATTTGGTGGGGGAGCCAATGGGATCATTGTACGTGGTGCAAACCCAAATGCAAACACATACCTATATGACGATCTTCCTATATTATATCCGTTCCACTTGGATGGACTAACATCTGTCATTCATAATGATTTAATTAAATCTATAGATTTATATTCAGGTGCCTATCCAGCAAACTTTAATAATGCAACTGGTGGTATCATTGAAATTGAAACCGTTGACTCTGTTCAAAAAACAAGAGGAGCATTCCAAGTTTCCTTGTGGAATACAACTGCTTACGCAGCCACACCCACTTCTGGTGGTAAAGGGTATTTAGCGATTGCTGGAAAACTTGGATATCTGGATAAATCATTGGGAGCTACTGGATTATTGCCAGAAGGAATCCGTCTTCCTCGTTATAATGACTCACAAATTAAGTACGTTCATAACTTCACACCAGAACATCAAATTGCATTTTATAACCTAACAGCACAAGATAACTTTGCTATAAACGTTCCGAATAAACCAGCTAATGACCCAACATCGTCAGCATTTGCTTTACTTAGTGGAGCCAAAGCTAGTTTTGGACAAAGTTTTAGGACCACTGCCTTGCGATACACTTGGATTCCAGGCGATAAATTCCAAAACCGTATAACATTAATTAACTTTGACCCAATAGGCGAATACAATGTTGGTTTTGGTACTATCCAAGGAAAACAATACCAAAGAGGAAGTTATGTTGGTGTTCGTCAAGATGCCTATTGGACTGCTACAAAGTTTTTAAAAGTTGATTTTGGAACCGAAGTTAGGAAATTTTCTTTTAGAGATTACGGAACAGAAGTCGCGCTACGAGACCCAACCAATCCATCTCCTAACCCATACAATTCATCTAACCCAGATTTCGTCGGAAGACCGATTAGCATTCGAGGCGTTTCCCCGTATTACAATGCATATACGACTCTTCATTTTAAGTTTGGAAACTTTCTTTTTGAACCGGGAGCCCGTTATGATTATATTCAAGTTACGGGGAATGGTGCGTTAACTCCAAGGGCAACTGCCTCTTATACCTTTCCTGAAATTGGAAAAGGAATGACTGTTTACGGAAGTGGTGGTGATGTTTCTAGATTTCCTTTAACAACAAATTTCAATTCTGAAACAGGGAACCCAGATTTAAGATTCGAAAGAGCAAGAAAAGTCAGTGCCGGTATCGATCAAAAAATAGACCAAGTATGGCAAATAAAAGTGGAAATGTTTAAAAACCAATTCACTGATACCATCATAGATGATCCATATGCATCCACGCCTGTTGGCTTAAATCCTGATAAAGGCCAATGGCTAACACAACCTATCGTCGCCAATCGACCATTAAACTATTCTAACCGAGCAACAGGTTGGTCCCACGGTTATGAACTTTTGATACGTAAAAATGCGCGCCCAGGAACAAGAGACTGGTTTGGTTGGATTTCCTATACTTGGTCACAATCATTTCAAAATACAAATTTATACCAAATTTATGACGGTGATAATTCGCAAATTGGTGGAATAGAACGACAAATCCTTGCGGCTTATTTTCCGAATTCAAAAGAACAACTTGCACCTTGGGATAGGACCCACGTTGCCAACTTTATTTACGGTTGGAGAATGAACGAGGGTTTTCAAATTGGAGGTAGGTGGAGTTATTTAACTTCGATTCCGTCCAGACCAGTGGTGGGCGATGATGGCGGTAAATTTTCAAATCCACTAAATGGGCTAACTTATTGGAACCCACAATACTCTAATAACCCTTACACATCCGAATATGGTAATGTAAAACGTGGGACAGACTTTCATAGACTAGATATTCGATTTGATATCTTTGAAAATTATTCATGGGGATACCTAAACTGGTATTTAGAAATCGTAAACGTTTATATGAGAAAAAATAAAAACGGATTTGATTTTGACAATTCTCGTCCCTTTTCTGCAACCAATCCCAAAGAAAACGATACCTTTGGAACCTTACAGTTGCCAGGTGGAACGGTAATTCCATTCTTTAACGTTGGTATGGAGGTACATTTCTAA
- a CDS encoding ExbD/TolR family protein, with protein MAGASGSQDEEIGSINITPMVDVILVLLVIFMVTANFLKKESLNINLPKVQAADPNVAESVQVALTKTGAILLEGKDTDISGLVRNLEREAKIRPNMRLTLSADESLPYGKITELMGIIRKAGVTKIALSVKK; from the coding sequence ATGGCTGGAGCATCAGGTTCTCAAGACGAAGAAATTGGAAGTATAAATATCACTCCTATGGTGGATGTGATTTTAGTACTTCTCGTTATTTTTATGGTAACAGCAAACTTTTTAAAAAAAGAAAGTTTGAATATCAATTTACCCAAAGTGCAGGCGGCTGATCCGAATGTGGCGGAATCAGTCCAAGTAGCACTAACAAAAACAGGCGCAATCCTTTTGGAAGGAAAAGACACTGACATTTCGGGTTTAGTTCGCAACCTTGAAAGAGAAGCAAAAATAAGACCTAACATGCGTTTAACTCTTTCAGCGGATGAAAGCCTGCCTTATGGAAAAATTACGGAGCTGATGGGAATCATCCGAAAAGCGGGTGTCACAAAAATTGCCCTCAGTGTAAAAAAATGA
- a CDS encoding PLDc N-terminal domain-containing protein, with the protein METTFANPGFWTYFIGSYAYYLPFVLTMVWAPLALFGLSKQKDIDTTKQIIWSLVILVIPVLGPAIYLLFADKEYEKKFKQIAVGGGFGVFVLVWVLSLISHI; encoded by the coding sequence ATGGAAACAACTTTTGCAAACCCAGGTTTTTGGACTTATTTTATCGGCTCTTACGCGTATTACCTTCCCTTCGTTTTAACGATGGTATGGGCTCCATTGGCTTTGTTTGGACTTTCCAAACAAAAAGATATTGATACTACAAAACAAATCATTTGGTCGCTCGTGATCTTGGTAATTCCAGTTCTTGGGCCTGCCATCTATCTTTTGTTTGCTGACAAAGAATACGAAAAGAAATTCAAACAAATTGCAGTTGGTGGTGGATTTGGAGTTTTTGTGCTTGTGTGGGTTCTAAGTTTAATTTCTCACATTTAG
- a CDS encoding MotA/TolQ/ExbB proton channel family protein, with product MQEYVEIGEELIFIAMAFASVVALAVFAERLIYYRKSLGKKNEDYLTEVRTSLQEEPEIHWKTDAGEDSIYTRFLQFALKQLKMGRKGLDESLDGQILSEKLELEKRLPILNTLGNNAPFIGLLGTVLGVIKAFYGLGTLGSSGAEVVMRSISTALLATAAGLAVAIPVVMANNYFSRKSKVILQNLEILKKELLAYQMNKTKV from the coding sequence ATGCAAGAGTATGTAGAAATAGGCGAAGAATTAATCTTTATAGCAATGGCATTTGCAAGTGTGGTAGCTTTGGCTGTATTTGCTGAAAGACTAATTTATTACAGAAAAAGTTTAGGTAAAAAAAACGAAGACTATTTAACGGAAGTTAGAACTTCATTACAAGAAGAACCAGAAATTCATTGGAAAACAGATGCTGGCGAAGATTCTATATATACAAGATTTTTACAATTTGCTCTCAAACAATTAAAAATGGGACGAAAGGGATTGGATGAAAGTTTGGATGGCCAAATTCTTTCTGAAAAATTAGAACTGGAAAAACGTTTACCTATCTTGAATACTTTGGGAAACAATGCTCCCTTTATTGGATTACTAGGAACCGTTCTTGGCGTCATCAAAGCATTTTATGGATTGGGGACATTAGGAAGTTCTGGTGCAGAAGTTGTCATGCGCTCTATTTCTACGGCCCTACTGGCAACGGCAGCTGGTCTTGCAGTGGCGATTCCTGTAGTTATGGCAAACAATTATTTTTCTAGAAAATCTAAAGTGATCCTACAGAATTTGGAAATACTGAAAAAAGAACTACTCGCTTATCAAATGAATAAGACAAAGGTATAA
- a CDS encoding multicopper oxidase domain-containing protein, producing the protein MDRKSFLTTIGFGVMGFVGSLFGSMRNNIRNSEEICGPSDPGNSSSAANFGIVTTPTVSDNYQNSIGAGGSLRATNTYGSMAHPPFFIKEEYTERFYYPPNYSNTKNKVKDFNLNLFPLSMNIAHNVNYPAWTFDGLVPGPVLRANLGDTLRIHVKNSSPDPHSLHFHGTHDPLEDGWEPIPAFGERTYQIEAGPVGLHPYHCHVPPLMLHTAKGLYGALLVDPPVKRKPAHEFVLTFSGWDTKGKGRNDYYTWNGIAGIYDRYPMKVPVGERVRFYIQNMMEREPIITFHLHAQTFDIIRSLGSTIPDGHSDVVSLGQTERVVIEFVLKKKGRYMFHPHQTHMAENGGMGWIVAV; encoded by the coding sequence ATGGATCGGAAGAGTTTTTTAACAACGATAGGATTTGGAGTGATGGGGTTTGTGGGATCATTGTTTGGTTCCATGAGAAATAACATTCGAAATTCTGAGGAAATTTGTGGACCTTCTGATCCTGGTAATTCATCCTCTGCAGCAAACTTTGGAATTGTAACTACACCAACCGTTAGCGATAACTATCAAAACTCGATAGGAGCTGGCGGAAGCTTACGTGCTACAAATACCTATGGAAGTATGGCGCACCCTCCTTTTTTTATTAAAGAAGAGTATACTGAGCGCTTTTATTACCCACCTAACTATTCAAATACGAAAAATAAGGTGAAAGATTTTAATTTAAATCTTTTTCCTTTAAGTATGAATATAGCACATAATGTCAATTATCCTGCTTGGACCTTTGATGGATTGGTTCCTGGACCAGTTCTACGGGCAAATTTAGGTGATACTCTTCGTATTCATGTCAAAAATTCAAGCCCGGATCCTCATTCCTTACATTTTCATGGGACACACGATCCATTAGAAGACGGTTGGGAACCGATCCCTGCTTTCGGTGAAAGGACATATCAAATAGAAGCGGGTCCAGTTGGACTTCATCCTTATCATTGCCATGTTCCACCGTTAATGTTACATACCGCCAAAGGTTTGTATGGTGCTTTACTTGTGGATCCACCGGTCAAACGCAAACCAGCACACGAATTTGTTTTAACATTTTCTGGATGGGATACCAAAGGCAAGGGGAGAAACGATTATTATACTTGGAATGGAATTGCTGGAATTTATGACAGATACCCTATGAAAGTTCCTGTTGGGGAACGAGTACGTTTTTACATTCAAAATATGATGGAAAGAGAGCCTATCATTACTTTTCATTTGCACGCACAAACTTTTGATATCATCCGAAGTTTAGGAAGTACAATTCCCGATGGTCACTCTGATGTAGTATCATTGGGCCAAACAGAACGCGTGGTGATTGAATTTGTCCTAAAGAAAAAAGGTAGATATATGTTTCATCCACACCAAACACATATGGCGGAAAATGGAGGTATGGGTTGGATCGTCGCAGTATAA